One genomic segment of Nocardia spumae includes these proteins:
- a CDS encoding class I SAM-dependent methyltransferase, translating to MNLARRTMNNPVFALLYERAWRPTSFLLATGRTMRADRHDAVRTLRLGPGDRVLDIACGPGNFTHYLSEHVGDGFAVGVDYSVPMLRQAVADNAGVKAGYVRADARRLPFPDNSFDAVCCFGALYLIPDPLVAAAEMIRVLAPGGRIAISTSHRPHGWVGQVSNIVGGAGGLRVFDIDTFPRLFAAAGLVEIEQEVHGLLQYVSARAGADDD from the coding sequence GTGAATCTCGCGCGACGCACCATGAACAATCCGGTCTTCGCCCTGCTCTACGAACGCGCGTGGCGGCCGACCAGTTTTCTGCTGGCCACCGGGCGCACCATGCGGGCGGATCGGCACGACGCGGTCCGGACACTGCGCCTGGGCCCGGGCGACCGGGTGCTCGACATCGCCTGCGGGCCGGGCAATTTCACGCACTACCTGAGCGAACATGTCGGCGACGGCTTCGCGGTGGGCGTCGACTACTCGGTGCCGATGCTACGCCAGGCGGTAGCCGACAACGCCGGGGTCAAGGCCGGCTATGTACGCGCCGACGCCCGTCGGCTTCCCTTTCCCGACAACAGTTTCGACGCCGTGTGCTGTTTCGGCGCGCTGTACCTGATTCCCGATCCGCTGGTCGCCGCGGCCGAGATGATCCGCGTCCTGGCGCCCGGCGGCCGGATCGCCATCAGCACCAGCCATCGCCCGCACGGATGGGTGGGTCAGGTGTCGAACATCGTCGGCGGGGCGGGCGGCCTCCGGGTCTTCGATATCGATACCTTCCCCCGGCTGTTCGCCGCGGCCGGGCTGGTCGAGATCGAGCAGGAAGTGCACGGCCTGCTGCAGTACGTCAGCGCCCGTGCCGGCGCCGACGACGACTGA
- a CDS encoding saccharopine dehydrogenase family protein, with product MDMTDREFDLVLFGATGFVGRLTAQYLAEAAPAGARIALAGRSPERLTAVRDELGGAAAIWPLLVADSSDQVALDALAARTKVVVTTVGPYLRYGLPLAQACANAGTHYADLTGEPLYIRECMDRFGERAAETGAKIVNSCGYDSIPSDLSVYRLYRRSVEDNTGELTDTTLVAWLSGGVSGGTIDSGRAMMEAIAADPAKGSVLSHPYSLSPDQAMEPDVGRQTDQALSRASAIDPSLDGWVATFVMAAHNTKIVRRSNGLLGWVYGKNFRYREVMSAGSSAASPLVAAGMAGGIVATMTAGALLSRVSAGRRLLDRVLPKPGTGPSAETRHKGWFRMKTFADTTSGAKYVCTFSGKGDPGYQATAVMLGEAGLCLAFDELPDLAGILTPASAMGDPLTDRLRRAGLTIEVERAG from the coding sequence ATTGACATGACGGACAGGGAATTCGACCTCGTACTGTTCGGCGCGACGGGGTTCGTCGGCAGGCTCACCGCGCAGTATCTGGCCGAGGCCGCCCCCGCCGGTGCCCGGATCGCACTCGCGGGCCGGTCCCCCGAGCGGCTCACCGCGGTCCGCGACGAACTCGGCGGCGCCGCGGCGATCTGGCCGCTGCTGGTCGCCGACTCCTCCGACCAGGTCGCCCTCGACGCCCTCGCGGCCCGCACCAAGGTCGTGGTCACCACGGTCGGTCCGTATCTGCGCTACGGCCTGCCGCTCGCGCAGGCCTGCGCGAACGCCGGCACCCACTACGCGGATCTGACCGGTGAACCGCTCTACATCCGGGAATGTATGGACCGGTTCGGCGAGCGAGCCGCCGAAACCGGAGCCAAAATCGTGAACTCCTGTGGCTACGACTCGATTCCGTCGGATCTGAGCGTGTACCGGCTCTACCGCCGCTCGGTCGAGGACAACACCGGCGAGCTCACCGACACCACACTGGTGGCCTGGCTGTCGGGCGGTGTCAGCGGCGGCACCATCGATTCCGGCCGCGCCATGATGGAAGCCATCGCCGCCGATCCGGCCAAGGGATCGGTACTGTCGCATCCGTATTCGCTGAGTCCGGACCAGGCGATGGAGCCCGATGTCGGCCGCCAGACCGATCAGGCGCTCTCGCGGGCCTCCGCGATCGACCCGAGTCTCGACGGCTGGGTGGCGACCTTCGTGATGGCCGCGCACAACACCAAGATCGTACGGCGCAGCAACGGCCTGCTCGGCTGGGTCTACGGCAAGAACTTCCGGTACCGCGAGGTGATGAGCGCCGGCTCCTCGGCCGCGTCACCGCTGGTCGCCGCCGGTATGGCCGGTGGCATCGTCGCGACCATGACCGCCGGAGCGCTGCTGTCGCGGGTCTCGGCCGGTCGCCGGCTGCTCGATCGGGTCCTGCCCAAGCCGGGTACCGGTCCCAGCGCCGAGACCCGGCACAAGGGCTGGTTCCGGATGAAGACCTTCGCCGACACCACATCCGGGGCGAAGTACGTCTGCACCTTCTCGGGAAAGGGCGACCCCGGCTACCAGGCCACCGCGGTCATGCTCGGCGAAGCGGGACTGTGCCTGGCATTCGACGAATTACCGGATCTGGCGGGCATTCTCACCCCGGCCTCGGCCATGGGCGATCCGCTCACCGATCGGCTCCGCCGGGCCGGACTGACGATCGAGGTCGAACGGGCGGGATGA
- a CDS encoding ABC1 kinase family protein produces MAKELPTSRLARGTKLGVAVAGNVLRSQKTRRSMRGRSEAVRARMAEESMIRATEQMVMVLGTMKGVAMKLGQMLSVLDLDLVPPEHRERFQRRLAVLRDSAPQVSFDTMREVIEKDFGRSLDELFAEFESEPIAAASIGQVYRGTLHDGRQVAVKVQYPGIDTAVRADLKNLAMFRRVLQSAMPWVTPAVLDELRLNLESELDYVAEAQTQLAMAELFADHPFIVVPATMPELSSTHVLVSEYFPGRGFEEIRQLPGAERDRVGEIIYRFYVGSLFTFNEFCGDPHPGNLLLGADGRVAFLDFGLFNRMDPEHVRFEATCIRAAAEERADDLRQLMIDHGIIESPEEITPEDCLEYVLAACEWALIDQDLTITPELASGAFVLAVDPRAGEYAGMKQQNLPPEHLFSRRADFLTFGVLGQLEATANWHRIAREWLYGDAPVTDLGKEHHAWLARRGLPDTPAARTTARKRKTTGKRSGTR; encoded by the coding sequence ATGGCGAAAGAGCTGCCGACGTCACGGCTGGCGCGGGGGACGAAACTGGGCGTGGCGGTCGCCGGCAACGTCCTGCGTTCCCAGAAGACGCGGCGCTCCATGCGCGGACGCTCGGAAGCGGTCCGCGCGCGCATGGCCGAGGAATCGATGATTCGCGCCACCGAGCAGATGGTCATGGTGCTCGGCACCATGAAGGGCGTGGCCATGAAGCTCGGCCAGATGCTCTCGGTGCTGGACCTGGACCTGGTGCCGCCCGAACATCGCGAACGCTTCCAACGCCGCCTGGCCGTGCTGCGCGACAGCGCACCGCAGGTCTCCTTCGACACCATGCGCGAGGTCATCGAAAAGGACTTCGGCCGATCCCTCGACGAACTGTTCGCGGAATTCGAATCGGAACCGATCGCGGCGGCCTCCATCGGCCAGGTCTATCGAGGCACACTGCACGACGGGCGTCAGGTCGCGGTGAAGGTGCAGTACCCGGGAATCGACACCGCCGTGCGCGCCGATCTGAAGAATCTGGCGATGTTCCGCCGGGTGCTGCAGTCGGCGATGCCGTGGGTGACGCCCGCGGTCCTGGACGAGCTGCGCCTCAATCTGGAGAGTGAACTCGACTACGTCGCAGAGGCACAGACCCAGCTCGCCATGGCGGAGTTGTTCGCCGACCACCCGTTCATCGTGGTACCGGCCACCATGCCCGAGCTGTCGAGTACACACGTGCTGGTCAGCGAGTACTTCCCGGGACGTGGGTTCGAGGAGATCCGGCAGTTGCCCGGGGCCGAACGCGACCGGGTCGGCGAGATCATCTACCGCTTCTACGTCGGCTCCCTGTTCACCTTCAACGAATTCTGCGGCGATCCGCATCCGGGCAATCTGCTGCTGGGCGCGGACGGGCGCGTCGCCTTCCTCGACTTCGGCCTGTTCAACCGGATGGATCCCGAGCATGTGCGGTTCGAGGCGACCTGTATCCGGGCAGCCGCCGAGGAGCGCGCCGACGATCTGCGTCAGTTGATGATCGACCACGGCATCATCGAGTCCCCGGAGGAGATCACCCCCGAGGACTGCCTGGAATATGTGCTGGCCGCCTGCGAGTGGGCCCTCATCGATCAGGACCTGACGATCACCCCCGAACTGGCCAGCGGCGCCTTCGTCCTCGCGGTCGATCCGCGCGCCGGCGAGTACGCCGGGATGAAGCAGCAGAATCTGCCGCCGGAACATCTGTTCTCCCGGCGCGCGGATTTCCTCACCTTCGGGGTACTCGGGCAGCTGGAGGCCACCGCCAACTGGCATCGGATCGCCCGGGAATGGCTCTACGGCGATGCCCCGGTCACCGACCTGGGCAAGGAGCATCATGCCTGGCTGGCACGGCGCGGGTTGCCGGATACCCCCGCCGCGCGCACCACCGCCCGAAAACGCAAGACCACCGGGAAACGTTCCGGCACCAGGTAA
- a CDS encoding TetR/AcrR family transcriptional regulator: MTTHRAASAAVDTTAVRPGRVDGRKRRWHQHKIDRREELVDGTLAAIRNRGGDVGMDEIAAEIGVSKTVLYRYFSDKSDLTRATMERFIETTLMPRIYEAISDDADEYQLVRNTLAAYVHTVDADIDVYRFIMGNPSTTDKSSLADFEKLFADVVSVVVQTKAFDRGVDTEGVLLYSYVIVGGVQLATDWWISNRSMSADRMLDHLSMMVWSAIEGMVRAGGSPEKFNAVPHQLPEADLG; the protein is encoded by the coding sequence ATGACCACACATCGTGCCGCGAGCGCCGCCGTCGACACCACCGCGGTGCGCCCCGGCCGGGTGGACGGTCGCAAGCGGCGCTGGCATCAGCACAAGATCGATCGCAGGGAAGAACTCGTCGACGGCACCCTCGCCGCCATTCGCAACCGCGGCGGCGATGTCGGAATGGATGAGATCGCCGCGGAGATCGGCGTCTCCAAAACCGTCCTCTACCGGTATTTCTCGGATAAATCCGATTTGACGCGCGCCACCATGGAGCGATTCATCGAGACCACGCTGATGCCGCGCATCTACGAGGCCATCAGCGACGACGCCGACGAATACCAGCTGGTCCGAAACACACTCGCCGCCTACGTGCACACCGTCGACGCCGATATCGACGTCTACCGGTTCATCATGGGCAATCCCTCGACGACCGATAAATCCAGCCTCGCCGATTTCGAGAAGCTGTTCGCCGACGTGGTGTCGGTGGTCGTGCAGACCAAGGCCTTCGACCGCGGCGTCGATACCGAGGGTGTGCTGCTGTACTCGTACGTCATCGTCGGCGGCGTCCAGCTGGCCACCGACTGGTGGATCAGCAACCGCTCGATGTCGGCCGATCGCATGCTCGACCATCTGTCGATGATGGTCTGGAGTGCGATCGAGGGCATGGTGCGCGCCGGTGGTTCACCGGAGAAGTTCAACGCCGTACCGCATCAGCTTCCCGAGGCCGACCTGGGCTGA
- a CDS encoding DUF445 domain-containing protein, which translates to MDEAGKRRDLRKMKMVATGFLVAATIVYLICCWLGSRGVGGDWIGYVRAASEAGMVGALADWFAVTALFRHPLGLPIPHTAIIRKKKDQLGTSLGDFVRTNFLSPDTVATKVQSAQISLRLGTWMADPDHAARVSEESSTILRAVIGALRDADVEQVIDQTIVKRIAEPQWGPPIGRVLTELLAENRQEPLLDLLAERAHQWALASQETLDRIVMRDAPSWAPKFANILLSEKIYRELVEFTWKIRSQPDHEVRLAANRFLEDFARDLQYDDAMIAKAERVKTEIMGREEITGMAQATWRVAKRMILESADDPGSTLRRKVSENVQQLGQRLVDEPDLRKQVDAWVERGVRYLVANYGSEIAALISDTVARWDADEASRKIELQAGRDLQFIRINGTVVGSLAGLAIYAVSHLLFPGF; encoded by the coding sequence ATGGACGAAGCCGGAAAGCGGCGCGACCTGCGCAAGATGAAAATGGTCGCGACCGGATTCCTGGTGGCCGCCACCATCGTCTACCTGATCTGCTGCTGGCTCGGTTCCCGCGGCGTCGGCGGCGACTGGATCGGCTATGTGCGCGCGGCGTCGGAGGCCGGCATGGTGGGCGCGCTGGCGGACTGGTTCGCGGTGACGGCGCTGTTCCGGCATCCGCTGGGCCTGCCGATTCCGCATACCGCGATCATCCGGAAGAAGAAGGATCAGCTGGGCACCAGCCTGGGCGATTTCGTGCGCACCAACTTCCTGTCGCCCGACACCGTCGCGACGAAGGTCCAATCGGCGCAGATCTCGTTGCGGCTGGGGACCTGGATGGCCGATCCGGACCATGCCGCGCGGGTGTCGGAGGAGTCCTCGACCATCCTGCGCGCGGTGATCGGCGCGCTGCGGGACGCCGATGTCGAGCAGGTCATCGATCAGACCATCGTCAAGCGGATCGCCGAACCGCAGTGGGGGCCGCCGATCGGGCGGGTGCTGACCGAACTGCTCGCCGAGAACCGGCAGGAGCCGTTGCTCGATCTGCTGGCCGAGCGGGCCCACCAGTGGGCGCTGGCCAGTCAGGAGACCCTCGACCGGATCGTGATGCGCGATGCGCCGTCGTGGGCGCCGAAATTCGCCAACATCCTGCTGTCGGAGAAGATCTATCGGGAATTGGTGGAATTCACCTGGAAGATTCGCTCGCAGCCCGATCACGAGGTGCGGCTGGCGGCCAACCGTTTTCTCGAGGATTTCGCCCGGGATCTGCAGTACGACGACGCCATGATCGCGAAGGCCGAACGGGTGAAGACGGAGATCATGGGCCGCGAGGAAATAACCGGAATGGCGCAGGCCACCTGGCGGGTGGCCAAACGGATGATTCTGGAATCGGCCGATGATCCGGGCTCTACATTGCGCCGGAAGGTCTCCGAGAATGTGCAGCAGCTCGGACAGCGGCTCGTCGATGAACCGGATCTGAGAAAACAAGTGGACGCTTGGGTTGAACGCGGTGTGAGATATCTCGTCGCCAACTACGGTTCCGAGATCGCGGCCCTGATCAGCGACACGGTTGCCCGCTGGGACGCCGATGAGGCGAGTCGCAAGATCGAATTGCAGGCGGGACGCGATCTGCAATTCATCCGCATCAATGGAACGGTCGTCGGATCGCTTGCCGGACTGGCGATTTACGCCGTATCGCATTTACTCTTCCCGGGCTTCTAG
- a CDS encoding heparin-binding hemagglutinin — protein sequence MTQPNVTVTKPIYATVGAGDALYAAVNDIVDRVRDRAATVDVNTRVEEARERLSNLPADVQDQIETLRGRLSGLPSELPDDLAELRERFTSEELRKLVDQYYRQLVDLYSDLAVRGEETVDRLRSNPGFDERFDKVEGIYSDVVTRAEDVLNKVSDQARGLLGKATEEVEEAAAVVDAEVVAVTSEATADPVAEESVAPAKKAPAKKAPAKKAPAKAPAAKKTTPAKK from the coding sequence ATGACCCAGCCCAACGTCACTGTGACCAAGCCGATCTACGCGACCGTCGGAGCCGGTGACGCGCTCTACGCGGCGGTCAACGACATCGTCGACCGCGTCCGCGATCGCGCCGCCACCGTCGATGTGAACACCCGCGTCGAGGAGGCGCGCGAGCGCCTGTCGAATCTTCCCGCCGATGTGCAGGATCAGATCGAGACGCTGCGCGGCCGCCTCTCCGGCCTGCCGTCCGAACTGCCGGACGACCTGGCCGAGCTGCGTGAGCGCTTCACCTCGGAGGAGCTGCGCAAGCTGGTCGACCAGTACTACCGCCAGCTCGTGGATCTGTATTCGGATCTGGCCGTGCGCGGTGAGGAGACCGTCGACCGGCTGCGTTCGAACCCGGGCTTCGACGAGCGCTTCGACAAGGTCGAGGGCATCTACAGCGATGTCGTGACCCGTGCCGAGGACGTGCTGAACAAGGTGTCCGATCAGGCCCGCGGCCTGCTGGGCAAGGCCACCGAGGAGGTCGAGGAGGCCGCCGCGGTCGTCGACGCCGAGGTCGTCGCGGTGACCAGCGAGGCCACCGCCGATCCGGTCGCGGAGGAGTCGGTCGCCCCGGCGAAGAAGGCCCCGGCCAAGAAGGCTCCCGCCAAGAAGGCCCCGGCCAAGGCTCCCGCCGCCAAGAAGACCACTCCGGCCAAGAAGTAA
- a CDS encoding DUF2516 family protein produces MGAVYQLTSAILWLLWLAAMAATIFALVHAIRQRSDAFTAVDKLTKPIWVSILAVALGFLLLARTPVGLLGIAAVIATGIYLADVRPKVDEIQRGPRW; encoded by the coding sequence ATGGGTGCTGTGTATCAGCTGACTAGTGCGATCCTGTGGCTGCTGTGGCTCGCCGCGATGGCGGCGACCATCTTCGCGCTGGTCCACGCGATTCGCCAGCGTTCCGACGCCTTCACCGCCGTCGACAAACTCACCAAGCCCATCTGGGTATCGATTCTCGCCGTCGCGCTGGGGTTTCTGCTCCTGGCCCGAACTCCGGTCGGATTGCTGGGTATCGCGGCGGTGATCGCCACCGGTATCTATCTGGCCGATGTGCGGCCCAAGGTCGACGAAATCCAGCGAGGTCCGCGCTGGTAG
- a CDS encoding alpha/beta fold hydrolase, whose amino-acid sequence MQATLPPLLAAIMERIRGLFSAHRADLRTRSYGLPALNPPAAPCAVSSVTASDGARLRVHSYGSAEGEAIVLVHGWTCCLEYWNPQINAFADDYRVIAYDVRGHGESESGSADLTTDLLADDLAAVLDATLRPGQRAVLVGHSLGGMTIQAWAGRYPEQVARRADAVVLANTASGDLIAETTVVPRFNRGPLALPFPIGRLGLGLPLILPPIEPVKWIFRRQIMSLATTGDVADFGLAIVRSCPAMVRSRFGFLLAELALQSCPGCVTVPTTVIAGSADDMTPPVHSERIAEALRSVGALRRMVVLPTGHLGTVEAHEAFNDELAEVLAETYSSGYAREATA is encoded by the coding sequence ATGCAGGCAACGTTGCCCCCCTTGCTGGCGGCAATCATGGAGCGGATCCGTGGGCTGTTCAGCGCTCACCGCGCCGATCTGCGCACGCGGTCCTACGGCCTGCCCGCGCTGAACCCGCCTGCCGCGCCCTGTGCGGTGAGCTCGGTGACCGCGAGTGACGGCGCCCGGCTGCGGGTGCACAGCTACGGGTCCGCCGAGGGTGAGGCGATCGTGCTGGTGCACGGCTGGACCTGCTGCCTCGAGTACTGGAATCCGCAGATCAACGCCTTCGCCGACGATTACCGCGTCATCGCCTACGACGTGCGCGGCCACGGGGAGAGCGAATCCGGCTCCGCCGACCTGACCACCGATCTGCTGGCCGACGATCTGGCCGCCGTCCTCGACGCGACGCTGCGTCCCGGGCAGCGCGCGGTCCTGGTCGGCCACAGCCTGGGCGGCATGACCATCCAGGCGTGGGCGGGGCGCTATCCCGAACAGGTCGCCCGGCGCGCGGATGCGGTGGTGCTGGCCAATACCGCTTCCGGTGACCTCATCGCCGAGACCACCGTGGTGCCGCGGTTCAACCGCGGCCCGCTGGCGCTGCCGTTCCCGATCGGCCGCCTCGGCCTCGGGCTGCCGCTGATACTGCCGCCGATCGAGCCGGTGAAGTGGATCTTCCGCCGCCAGATCATGAGTCTGGCCACGACCGGTGACGTCGCCGATTTCGGCTTGGCGATCGTGCGGTCCTGCCCGGCGATGGTCCGCTCCCGCTTCGGTTTTCTGCTGGCCGAACTGGCACTGCAGAGCTGTCCCGGCTGCGTGACGGTCCCGACGACGGTGATCGCCGGCTCGGCCGACGATATGACGCCGCCGGTGCACTCCGAGCGGATCGCCGAGGCGCTGCGCTCCGTGGGCGCGCTGCGCCGGATGGTGGTGCTGCCCACCGGTCATCTCGGCACCGTCGAGGCGCACGAGGCGTTCAACGACGAACTCGCCGAGGTCCTCGCCGAGACCTATTCGTCGGGCTACGCGCGTGAGGCCACGGCCTGA
- a CDS encoding alpha/beta fold hydrolase has product MGHKGVLMLVNLPENVADLWTGAGALTGGFRAKLRSRRYRTADLNSVPDPEVVTVTTADGARLRVHSYGPADGDVIVFIHGWSCCLEYWNPQLNAFARDHRVIAFDQRGHGASTLGARPFDAEQLADDLSDVLDAVLPAGRKAVLVGHSMGGITIQAWAKFHPDQVARRASAALLLTTTAGDIAAETRVLPIFNDIIPAPAWLGRALFGQPVPFPAGSPVRGIFKARIMNRYATADQVDFGLSIVRSCRPLVRAKFALALIELEIHGAAASLRVPTSVVAGAYDNLLPENMSRKIAEELAAAGNLDRYSVLATGHLANIEAAAEFNAELRRLMEAGRRGRHAVAG; this is encoded by the coding sequence ATGGGACACAAAGGAGTGCTCATGCTGGTGAACCTGCCCGAGAACGTTGCCGATCTGTGGACCGGCGCAGGGGCTCTGACCGGCGGTTTTCGTGCGAAACTGCGTTCTCGTCGCTATCGCACTGCCGACCTGAATTCCGTACCCGATCCCGAGGTCGTCACCGTCACCACCGCCGACGGGGCCCGGCTGCGGGTCCACTCCTACGGTCCGGCCGACGGCGATGTGATCGTGTTCATCCACGGCTGGTCCTGCTGCCTGGAGTACTGGAATCCACAGCTCAACGCCTTCGCCCGCGATCATCGCGTCATCGCCTTCGATCAGCGCGGGCACGGTGCGAGCACGCTGGGAGCGCGCCCGTTCGACGCCGAGCAGCTGGCCGACGATCTGTCCGATGTCCTGGACGCGGTGCTCCCGGCGGGACGTAAGGCCGTACTGGTCGGGCACAGCATGGGCGGCATCACCATTCAGGCGTGGGCGAAATTCCACCCGGATCAGGTAGCGCGGCGGGCGAGCGCAGCCCTGCTGCTGACCACGACCGCCGGAGATATCGCGGCCGAGACCCGCGTGCTGCCGATCTTCAACGACATCATCCCGGCGCCCGCCTGGCTGGGCCGCGCGCTGTTCGGCCAGCCGGTGCCCTTCCCCGCCGGTTCGCCGGTGCGTGGGATCTTCAAGGCGCGCATCATGAATCGGTACGCCACCGCCGATCAGGTCGACTTCGGGCTGTCGATCGTGCGCTCCTGCCGGCCGCTGGTGCGGGCGAAATTCGCGCTGGCGCTGATCGAACTCGAAATCCACGGCGCCGCGGCGAGTCTGCGCGTGCCGACCAGTGTGGTCGCCGGCGCCTACGACAACCTGCTGCCGGAGAACATGTCCCGCAAGATCGCCGAGGAACTCGCGGCGGCCGGGAACCTGGATCGCTATTCGGTGCTCGCCACCGGACATCTGGCGAATATCGAGGCCGCCGCCGAATTCAACGCCGAACTTCGCAGACTGATGGAGGCCGGCCGGCGCGGTCGCCACGCCGTCGCCGGCTGA
- the purU gene encoding formyltetrahydrofolate deformylase, giving the protein MNGTASADDRRFVLSLGCPDRPGIIARITSFIADLGGSIVEAGYHSDTDSGWFFTRQAVAASTVPFELEELRERFTVLAGELGPQTEWQLLDSGRRRRAVILVSRDGHCLHDLLGRAASGELPATIEAVIGNHPDLGEMTRAHGIAFHHVPFPADPAERGPAFERVRELTDSFDPHAVVLARFMQVLPAELCEHWAGRALNIHHSFLPSFVGARPYHQAYARGVKLIGATCHYVTPELDAGPIIEQDVTRIDHADTARDLVRQGRDIERVVLARGLRWHLEGRVLVHGRRTVVFS; this is encoded by the coding sequence ATGAATGGCACTGCGTCCGCCGATGACCGTCGTTTCGTCCTGAGCCTGGGCTGTCCCGACCGGCCGGGCATCATCGCCCGCATCACCTCGTTCATCGCCGATCTCGGCGGCTCGATCGTGGAGGCCGGGTATCACTCGGACACCGATTCCGGCTGGTTCTTCACCCGCCAGGCCGTCGCGGCCTCGACCGTGCCCTTCGAGCTCGAGGAACTGCGTGAACGCTTCACCGTCCTGGCCGGCGAACTGGGACCGCAGACCGAATGGCAGCTGCTGGATTCCGGTCGGCGCCGCCGGGCCGTGATCCTGGTCAGCCGGGACGGGCACTGCCTGCACGATCTGCTGGGCCGCGCGGCCAGCGGCGAGCTGCCCGCGACCATCGAGGCGGTGATCGGCAATCATCCCGATCTGGGCGAGATGACCCGGGCGCACGGCATCGCCTTCCATCACGTGCCCTTCCCCGCCGATCCGGCCGAACGCGGCCCGGCCTTCGAACGGGTCCGGGAGCTGACCGACTCCTTCGATCCGCATGCGGTGGTGCTGGCCCGGTTCATGCAGGTGCTACCGGCCGAACTGTGTGAGCACTGGGCCGGGCGCGCACTGAACATCCATCACAGCTTCCTGCCCTCGTTCGTGGGTGCCCGTCCCTATCATCAGGCCTATGCGCGCGGAGTGAAGCTGATCGGCGCCACCTGCCACTATGTGACGCCGGAGCTGGATGCCGGGCCGATCATCGAACAGGACGTCACCCGTATCGACCATGCCGATACCGCGCGCGATCTGGTCCGGCAGGGCCGCGATATCGAGCGGGTGGTACTCGCGCGCGGACTGCGCTGGCATCTGGAAGGGCGGGTACTGGTCCACGGACGCCGCACCGTCGTCTTCTCCTAG
- the deoC gene encoding deoxyribose-phosphate aldolase: protein MAAPASLTRAQVASMIDHTLLAPEATPGDVAATVETARELGVYAVCLSPSMLPVEAPGLVVATVAGFPSGKHHSLVKGTEARFAVEQGAAEVDMVIDIGAAIAGDYNAVLADIVTVREAVEDHAVLKVIIESAALSDAAIVEVCRVAERAGADFVKTSTGFHPAGGAEARAVRLMADTVGGRLGIKASGGIRTAEAAAELIAAGATRLGLSRSADVLAGFPD from the coding sequence ATGGCTGCCCCCGCATCGCTCACCCGTGCCCAGGTCGCGTCGATGATCGACCACACCCTGCTCGCTCCGGAGGCCACGCCCGGCGATGTCGCGGCCACCGTCGAGACGGCCCGGGAACTCGGGGTGTACGCGGTCTGCCTGTCGCCGTCGATGCTGCCGGTGGAGGCGCCGGGGCTGGTGGTGGCGACCGTCGCGGGCTTCCCGTCCGGAAAGCACCACTCGCTGGTGAAGGGCACCGAGGCCAGATTCGCGGTGGAGCAGGGCGCCGCCGAGGTCGATATGGTCATCGATATCGGCGCGGCGATCGCCGGTGACTACAACGCGGTGCTGGCCGATATCGTCACCGTCCGCGAGGCCGTCGAGGATCATGCGGTGCTCAAGGTGATCATCGAATCCGCCGCGCTGTCCGATGCCGCGATCGTCGAGGTGTGCCGGGTCGCCGAACGCGCGGGCGCCGATTTCGTGAAGACCTCCACCGGATTTCACCCGGCGGGCGGCGCCGAGGCGCGAGCGGTGCGCTTGATGGCCGACACCGTCGGTGGCCGGCTCGGCATCAAGGCCAGCGGTGGTATCCGGACCGCCGAGGCGGCGGCCGAACTGATCGCCGCGGGCGCGACCCGGCTGGGCCTGTCCCGTTCGGCCGACGTGCTCGCGGGCTTCCCGGACTAG